In the Muricauda sp. MAR_2010_75 genome, one interval contains:
- the mnmD gene encoding tRNA (5-methylaminomethyl-2-thiouridine)(34)-methyltransferase MnmD: MKRRIITTGDGSKTIQIEDWDEQYHSKHGAIQEAYHVFIEHGLRLFKNDHIHILEIGFGTGLNAFITFLEAQKQYLTVDYVGVEAFPVSLDEVNELEYCSQLNANDQQYIFERMHQSPWEEHVSISNDFSLLKQKKDFREIRDTDLFNLVYFDAFGARVQPELWTEEVFEKMFRALKSEGVLVTYAAKGSVRRALQAVGFTVERLPGPPGKREMLRAIKK, from the coding sequence TTGAAGCGAAGGATAATCACAACGGGCGATGGCTCAAAGACCATCCAAATTGAGGATTGGGATGAACAGTACCACTCCAAACACGGGGCTATACAGGAAGCTTATCATGTTTTTATTGAGCACGGGCTTAGGTTGTTTAAAAATGACCACATTCACATCCTTGAAATAGGTTTTGGGACAGGATTGAACGCCTTTATTACGTTTTTGGAAGCTCAAAAACAGTATCTCACTGTAGATTATGTTGGGGTAGAAGCGTTCCCAGTTTCCTTGGATGAAGTAAACGAATTGGAGTATTGTTCACAACTCAATGCAAATGACCAACAATACATATTTGAAAGAATGCACCAATCGCCTTGGGAAGAGCACGTATCCATTTCTAATGACTTTTCGCTGTTAAAACAAAAGAAGGATTTTCGGGAAATAAGAGATACAGATTTGTTCAACCTTGTCTATTTTGATGCGTTTGGTGCCCGGGTACAACCCGAACTTTGGACCGAGGAAGTCTTTGAAAAAATGTTCCGAGCCTTAAAGAGTGAGGGTGTTTTGGTGACTTATGCGGCAAAAGGCAGTGTGCGAAGGGCTTTACAGGCTGTAGGCTTTACTGTGGAACGCCTGCCCGGACCACCTGGTAAACGGGAAATGCTCAGGGCCATCAAAAAATGA
- a CDS encoding DUF4920 domain-containing protein, which translates to MRPFNIYPTVFLLFLLNLIMAQETAEGNYYGEAFTISDGIQQNGSVFNQLAVTDTIMTQVKDEIREVCQAKGCWMNVALDSGDEVFVRFKDYGFFVPKDAASKTVFMNGLAFLEEMSVEDQKHYAKDSGASEEEIAQITEPARILRFEADGVLIKD; encoded by the coding sequence ATGAGACCTTTTAACATATATCCTACCGTTTTTTTACTGTTTTTGCTAAATCTGATAATGGCCCAAGAAACCGCAGAGGGAAATTATTATGGTGAAGCGTTCACTATTTCAGATGGAATCCAACAAAATGGGTCCGTTTTTAACCAATTGGCTGTTACAGATACTATAATGACCCAAGTGAAAGATGAAATTAGGGAGGTCTGTCAAGCCAAAGGTTGCTGGATGAACGTTGCTTTGGATTCCGGGGATGAAGTTTTCGTAAGGTTTAAGGACTATGGCTTTTTTGTGCCGAAGGATGCTGCCAGTAAAACGGTATTTATGAACGGGCTGGCCTTTTTGGAAGAAATGTCGGTAGAGGACCAAAAGCACTATGCAAAGGACAGTGGCGCTTCGGAAGAAGAAATAGCCCAGATAACGGAGCCGGCACGCATACTTCGTTTTGAAGCGGACGGTGTGCTCATCAAAGATTGA
- a CDS encoding branched-chain amino acid aminotransferase, whose product MEAVMNNVKIEKAKTSKIKDVDFDNLSFGSIYTDHMLVCDYKNGQWEAPKVVPYQPITLDPSSKIFHYGQSIFEGMKAYKDENGSVWLFRPLENFKRLNKSAKRMAMPELPESYFMDGLTTLLQVDSQWIPQSAGSSLYIRPFMFASGNGFHASPADEYKFIIALAPSGSYFSGKVKVLIEKQYSRAANGGVGFAKTGGNYAGQFYPTRLAAEKGYQQVIWTDDNNHEFIEEAGAMNVFVRINDTLLTAPTNDRILDGITRKSILDIAEDEGIKTEIRKISVKEIVEAAKNGSLKEMFGAGTAAVVSPISAFGYEGVDYDLPEMEDSYASLLKKRITDIQYNRAEDKFGWRHEVV is encoded by the coding sequence ATGGAAGCAGTGATGAACAACGTAAAGATCGAGAAAGCAAAGACATCAAAAATTAAGGATGTTGATTTTGACAACCTTTCCTTTGGAAGCATTTATACCGACCACATGCTCGTCTGTGATTATAAAAATGGACAGTGGGAAGCTCCAAAGGTAGTTCCTTATCAACCCATTACACTGGATCCATCTTCAAAAATATTCCACTACGGTCAATCTATTTTTGAAGGAATGAAGGCATACAAGGACGAGAACGGCAGTGTGTGGCTATTTAGACCTTTGGAAAATTTTAAGCGCCTCAACAAATCGGCCAAACGAATGGCCATGCCAGAACTACCCGAATCTTATTTTATGGATGGACTCACTACGCTTTTGCAAGTGGATAGCCAATGGATTCCACAGAGTGCTGGCAGTTCCTTATATATTCGACCCTTCATGTTTGCATCGGGCAATGGTTTTCATGCTTCGCCCGCTGACGAGTATAAATTCATTATAGCCTTAGCCCCTTCTGGCTCCTATTTCTCTGGAAAGGTAAAGGTATTGATTGAAAAACAATATTCACGTGCTGCCAATGGAGGTGTAGGGTTTGCCAAGACCGGCGGAAATTACGCAGGACAGTTTTACCCAACCCGTTTGGCTGCCGAAAAAGGATACCAACAGGTGATTTGGACCGATGACAATAACCATGAGTTTATTGAAGAGGCCGGTGCCATGAACGTATTTGTTCGCATTAATGACACCTTATTGACGGCCCCCACCAATGATCGTATCCTAGATGGGATTACCCGAAAAAGTATATTGGACATTGCAGAGGATGAAGGTATCAAGACCGAGATTCGCAAGATTTCGGTGAAGGAAATTGTTGAAGCTGCCAAAAACGGTTCCTTAAAAGAAATGTTTGGCGCAGGCACTGCTGCAGTGGTATCGCCCATATCGGCCTTTGGGTATGAAGGGGTGGATTACGACCTCCCGGAAATGGAGGACAGCTATGCTTCATTGTTGAAAAAACGCATCACCGATATACAATATAATAGAGCGGAAGACAAATTTGGATGGCGACACGAAGTTGTCTAA
- a CDS encoding nucleoside triphosphate pyrophosphohydrolase family protein: MESKIKAVELFHNSFGLGVSHEPVANLGKEKNQLRFNLMDEENKEYLEAANEGDLIEVADALGDMLYILCGTILEHGMQYKIEEVFEEIQRSNMSKLGANGKPIYREDGKVLKGPNYFKPDIQTIMDK; the protein is encoded by the coding sequence ATGGAAAGTAAAATAAAAGCGGTGGAACTATTTCACAATTCCTTTGGTCTAGGCGTTTCGCATGAACCCGTGGCCAATTTGGGCAAGGAAAAGAACCAATTGCGGTTCAATTTAATGGATGAGGAGAACAAAGAATATTTGGAAGCTGCCAATGAGGGAGACTTAATTGAGGTGGCCGATGCCTTGGGCGATATGCTATATATTCTTTGTGGGACCATCTTGGAACACGGTATGCAATACAAAATTGAGGAGGTCTTTGAAGAAATCCAACGGAGTAATATGAGCAAACTGGGTGCTAATGGAAAACCTATTTATCGTGAAGATGGAAAAGTACTAAAGGGTCCCAATTATTTTAAACCGGACATTCAAACCATAATGGACAAATAA